One window of Phycisphaeraceae bacterium genomic DNA carries:
- a CDS encoding proprotein convertase P-domain-containing protein: MKYGARALAAVLLSGLAVSGAYAQVQVSNAAPVHPDKRVQEARDKEQGSVNEARAHAEWWYGQTRGPVSSERVIYGADNRIEVWQETDPVLRQMAEAACVVVFPSELVNNGNGTYTLNTSPWTSSGGTLCADEPFRGQPQIGFCSGFLVGTDIVATAGHCVGSGGVTGATNVAFVFNFEIDTSGGSAPTIVPASDVYFGVAQINQALGGGLDHSIVRIDRTVTGRNPVPIRRSGTISNGDPLVMIGHPVVIPKKIAGGAECKNANGSTPWFQSNLDAYGGNSGSMVVNANTYEVEGILVRGAPDFVTSGGCRASNRVPDSGNTGGGLQFEECSKTTAFASHIPPLGMQVTPLGNTTHIGLVGGPFSPATVSYTLSNPTGDPINYSVSLVSPTGNVLINGGTGTLSGSLPASGSILVTASLAAGANVLGAGIYSDTIAFSDLSNSRTVEAVHTLEIGQTLVTVSPASNLNASGPVGGPFSASGLYVMTSERPTPVSVQVSADQPWVSLNGGSGPVTVGLTGLGDEDSVLVGVGPAAGSLPAGIQTATVTFQNLTSGATTTRSVILDVGRYVYHSNDVPRPITDNSSFDSTLSVSDAYCVGDVDVAVDITHTFKGDLIVELISPEGTVVRLHNRTGGSDDNIIQTYDQGVVNPDGPGSLDDFNGEIVTGTWTLRVSDNANLDTGTLNAWSLRIATSGPVCPPSASNGSIMAMPGALETITLQALSGVGNPLDFIITSLPTVGALWDPTTNTGILSVPHTLAGGGNQVYYKSSYASSGSTSFTFKANDGLDSNTATVSVTLTNEGVVASFPLDTNPGWTTMGQWAWGVPTGGGSNGGDPTSGYTGMNVYGYNLAGDYPNNLSPTQYLTTTPINASNATNVRLRFWRRLGIESSTWDQANVQYSTNGTTWTTIWQHASGSFNELAWTQHEYALPLANNAITLYIRWGMGTTDNSVTYPGWNIDDISIIGDMPIPKLADFNGDTLVDILDFLDFLDAFGSEHPSGDYNGDGQIDILDFLDFFDAFGFECCD; the protein is encoded by the coding sequence ATGAAGTATGGCGCTCGTGCGCTCGCGGCTGTCCTTCTGTCAGGACTGGCCGTTTCGGGTGCGTATGCACAGGTTCAAGTTTCGAATGCAGCCCCCGTGCACCCGGACAAGCGGGTTCAGGAAGCACGCGACAAGGAGCAGGGATCGGTCAACGAGGCCCGTGCTCACGCTGAGTGGTGGTACGGACAAACCCGCGGCCCGGTTTCATCCGAGCGCGTCATATACGGCGCAGACAACCGAATCGAAGTGTGGCAGGAGACCGACCCGGTGCTCCGCCAGATGGCCGAGGCCGCGTGCGTTGTTGTCTTTCCTTCTGAACTCGTCAACAACGGCAACGGCACGTACACGCTGAACACATCGCCATGGACGAGCTCAGGCGGAACGCTCTGCGCGGATGAGCCCTTCCGGGGTCAGCCCCAGATCGGCTTCTGCTCCGGCTTCCTCGTCGGCACGGACATCGTCGCGACAGCGGGTCACTGCGTCGGATCGGGCGGCGTCACGGGCGCGACCAACGTCGCGTTCGTCTTCAACTTCGAGATCGATACGAGCGGCGGCTCCGCACCGACGATCGTCCCCGCCAGCGATGTCTACTTCGGCGTTGCCCAGATCAACCAGGCACTGGGCGGCGGACTCGACCACTCCATCGTGCGCATCGACCGCACCGTCACGGGGCGGAACCCGGTTCCGATCCGGCGCAGCGGCACGATCAGCAACGGCGATCCGCTTGTCATGATCGGCCACCCAGTCGTCATCCCGAAGAAGATCGCGGGCGGCGCAGAGTGCAAGAACGCCAACGGCTCTACGCCGTGGTTCCAGTCGAACCTCGACGCCTACGGTGGCAACTCCGGCTCGATGGTCGTGAACGCCAACACCTATGAGGTCGAGGGCATCCTCGTCCGCGGCGCGCCCGACTTCGTCACTTCCGGCGGGTGCCGCGCCTCGAACAGAGTTCCAGACTCCGGTAACACCGGCGGCGGCCTCCAGTTCGAAGAGTGCTCCAAGACCACCGCTTTCGCGAGCCACATCCCGCCGCTGGGTATGCAGGTCACCCCGCTTGGCAACACGACGCACATCGGCCTCGTGGGCGGCCCCTTCTCGCCCGCCACCGTCAGCTACACGCTCTCGAACCCCACCGGCGACCCGATCAACTACTCGGTCTCGCTTGTGTCGCCGACCGGCAACGTCCTCATCAACGGTGGCACCGGCACGCTCTCGGGGTCTCTGCCCGCGAGCGGCAGCATCCTGGTCACGGCGTCGCTCGCCGCGGGCGCGAACGTGCTCGGCGCCGGCATCTACTCGGACACCATCGCGTTCAGCGATCTCTCCAACAGCCGCACGGTTGAAGCCGTCCACACGCTCGAGATCGGCCAGACGCTGGTGACGGTCTCACCGGCGAGCAACCTGAACGCCTCCGGCCCCGTGGGCGGTCCGTTCTCGGCATCCGGGTTGTATGTCATGACAAGCGAGCGTCCGACGCCCGTCTCGGTGCAGGTCTCGGCGGATCAGCCGTGGGTCTCGCTCAACGGCGGCTCCGGCCCTGTGACGGTCGGCCTGACGGGCCTTGGCGATGAGGACTCTGTGCTTGTCGGCGTCGGCCCCGCCGCCGGGTCGCTCCCCGCAGGAATCCAGACCGCGACCGTCACGTTCCAGAATCTGACGAGCGGCGCGACAACGACCCGTTCGGTGATCCTCGATGTCGGCCGCTATGTCTATCACTCGAACGATGTTCCCCGTCCGATCACGGACAACAGCAGCTTCGACAGCACGCTCAGCGTCTCTGACGCATACTGCGTCGGCGATGTGGATGTTGCCGTAGATATCACCCACACCTTCAAGGGCGACCTGATCGTTGAGCTGATCTCGCCCGAGGGCACCGTTGTTCGCCTCCACAACCGCACAGGCGGAAGCGACGACAACATCATCCAGACCTACGACCAGGGCGTCGTCAACCCCGATGGCCCTGGCTCTCTCGACGATTTCAACGGCGAGATCGTGACCGGAACGTGGACCCTCCGCGTCTCCGACAACGCCAACCTCGATACGGGAACCCTGAACGCCTGGTCGCTCCGCATCGCCACCAGCGGCCCGGTCTGCCCGCCGAGCGCGAGCAACGGCTCGATCATGGCCATGCCCGGAGCACTTGAGACCATCACGCTCCAAGCCCTGAGCGGCGTCGGCAACCCGCTCGACTTCATCATCACATCGCTCCCGACGGTCGGTGCGTTGTGGGATCCCACAACCAACACCGGCATCCTGTCGGTTCCCCACACCCTCGCGGGCGGCGGGAATCAGGTCTACTACAAGTCGTCCTACGCCTCCTCCGGATCGACCTCGTTCACGTTCAAGGCGAACGACGGCCTCGACAGCAACACCGCCACCGTCAGCGTCACACTGACCAATGAGGGCGTTGTCGCGAGCTTCCCGCTCGACACAAATCCCGGCTGGACCACCATGGGCCAGTGGGCATGGGGCGTGCCCACCGGTGGCGGCTCAAACGGTGGAGATCCCACATCGGGCTACACCGGGATGAACGTCTATGGCTACAACCTCGCCGGCGACTATCCCAACAACCTCTCGCCCACCCAGTACCTCACCACAACGCCGATCAACGCGTCCAACGCCACGAACGTGCGTCTGCGGTTCTGGCGCCGCCTCGGCATCGAGAGCAGCACGTGGGATCAGGCCAACGTCCAGTACTCGACCAACGGCACGACCTGGACCACGATCTGGCAGCACGCGAGCGGCTCATTCAATGAACTCGCGTGGACGCAGCACGAGTACGCGTTGCCCCTGGCCAACAACGCCATCACGCTCTACATCCGCTGGGGCATGGGAACCACCGATAATTCCGTCACCTATCCCGGCTGGAACATCGACGACATCTCGATCATCGGTGACATGCCCATTCCGAAGCTCGCTGACTTCAACGGCGACACGCTCGTTGACATCCTCGACTTCCTCGACTTCCTCGACGCCTTCGGCTCGGAGCACCCCTCGGGCGACTACAACGGTGATGGACAGATCGACATCCTCGACTTCCTTGACTTCTTCGACGCCTTCGGCTTCGAGTGCTGTGACTGA
- a CDS encoding sulfurtransferase — MSEYADTNVLVSTDWVKENLGRPGIRLVEVDVDTKAYDAGHIRGAVGFNWQTQLQDQVRRDIPTKAEFERLLSEAGVSNADTVILYGDNNNWFAAYAFWLFKLYGHKDVRLMNGGRAKWLAEDDKELTVEPTQVRPTTYTASEPDLSLRAMVTDVLGAVKSRGANLIDVRSPDEFSGKVIAPPGMTETAQRAGHVPGARSVPWATAVQKDGTFKSIDELREIYLKGAGVDPEKPTIAYCRIGERSSHTWFVLRYLLGLRDVKNYDGSWTEYGSMVGVPIER, encoded by the coding sequence ATGAGCGAGTACGCGGACACGAACGTGCTGGTCTCGACGGATTGGGTCAAGGAGAATCTGGGCAGGCCGGGCATACGGCTCGTCGAGGTGGATGTGGATACGAAGGCGTATGACGCCGGGCACATCAGAGGGGCGGTCGGCTTCAACTGGCAGACCCAGCTGCAGGACCAGGTCCGACGCGACATCCCTACGAAAGCTGAGTTTGAGCGGCTGCTCTCTGAGGCCGGCGTCTCGAACGCCGATACGGTGATCCTCTACGGCGACAACAACAACTGGTTCGCGGCGTACGCCTTCTGGCTCTTCAAGCTCTACGGCCACAAGGATGTCCGGCTGATGAACGGCGGCCGTGCCAAGTGGCTCGCCGAGGACGACAAAGAATTGACCGTGGAGCCGACGCAGGTCAGGCCGACCACGTACACAGCGTCCGAGCCCGACCTCTCACTCCGAGCAATGGTCACGGACGTGCTCGGCGCGGTGAAGTCGCGCGGCGCGAACCTCATCGATGTGCGCAGCCCCGACGAGTTCAGCGGCAAGGTGATCGCCCCGCCCGGCATGACCGAGACGGCGCAGCGCGCCGGGCACGTGCCAGGGGCCCGGAGCGTGCCGTGGGCGACCGCCGTGCAGAAGGACGGCACGTTCAAGTCGATCGACGAGCTGCGAGAGATCTACCTGAAGGGGGCCGGGGTCGATCCGGAGAAGCCGACGATCGCGTACTGCCGCATCGGCGAGCGGTCGAGCCATACCTGGTTTGTGCTTCGATACCTGCTCGGACTCAGGGATGTCAAGAACTACGACGGATCGTGGACGGAGTACGGGAGCATGGTGGGCGTGCCGATCGAGCGTTGA
- a CDS encoding cysteine synthase family protein, producing MDHGARVYESILEMLPSEENPSPLVRLNRLAPEGSTLWAKLEWMNPFGSVKDRAASALIEALEREGRISAGKSIVEPTSGNTGLSLAAIASAKGYGMRAVVPNKVPIEKKALLKLAGAELDVINDNLCPSPGMGDGAIGMARTHAKAQPDRYVMPNQYENRANVEAHIRTTGPEIWRQTEGKITHLFTSLGTCGTVTGCATFLKQKNPGIRIVAIQPSEGHDVPGIRNKSELHVTKLYDESLVDEVIEIDFERAYTGAMELAQREGLLAGPSSGLIFEGARLVASREPVGMGVMIFCDSIFKYMSSMLRHLPALKEGTEA from the coding sequence ATGGACCATGGCGCACGCGTGTACGAGAGCATTCTTGAGATGCTGCCGAGTGAGGAGAACCCCTCGCCGCTGGTGCGGCTCAATCGGCTCGCGCCGGAGGGCTCGACGCTCTGGGCGAAACTCGAGTGGATGAATCCCTTCGGATCCGTCAAGGACCGTGCGGCATCCGCGCTCATCGAAGCATTGGAGCGTGAGGGACGTATCTCGGCGGGGAAGTCCATCGTCGAGCCGACGAGCGGCAACACGGGGCTCTCCCTGGCGGCGATCGCCTCTGCGAAGGGATACGGCATGCGTGCCGTTGTGCCGAACAAGGTGCCTATCGAGAAGAAGGCGCTGCTCAAGCTCGCGGGCGCGGAGCTGGATGTCATCAACGACAACCTCTGTCCGAGCCCCGGCATGGGTGACGGCGCGATCGGCATGGCACGGACGCACGCGAAGGCGCAGCCCGATCGCTACGTCATGCCGAACCAGTACGAGAATCGCGCCAATGTCGAGGCCCACATCAGAACCACAGGGCCGGAGATCTGGCGCCAGACAGAGGGGAAGATCACGCACCTGTTCACTTCCCTCGGCACGTGCGGCACGGTGACGGGATGCGCGACGTTCCTGAAACAGAAGAACCCCGGGATCAGGATCGTCGCGATTCAGCCCTCTGAGGGGCACGACGTCCCCGGCATCCGCAACAAGAGCGAGTTGCACGTGACGAAGTTGTACGACGAGTCGCTTGTCGACGAGGTGATCGAGATCGACTTCGAGCGGGCGTACACCGGGGCGATGGAACTCGCCCAGCGCGAGGGGCTCCTCGCCGGACCGAGCAGCGGGCTGATCTTCGAGGGTGCGAGGCTTGTCGCATCGCGCGAGCCGGTCGGCATGGGCGTGATGATCTTCTGCGACAGCATCTTCAAGTACATGTCGAGCATGCTGAGGCACCTTCCGGCGTTGAAGGAAGGGACCGAGGCGTAG
- a CDS encoding AhpC/TSA family protein: protein MPNVVGTTHRLVHANDKEDAEPARNGGKPSLTGGIQPSTTLEHSRMVDQISTNSQASPGGPTPPWMGAVLRIAGVYNIVWGAWSVLDPRFPFIFLGAPVPTDTFIWQCLGMVIGVYGIGYWLAASNPARHWPIVLVGLLGKIFGPIGFVWTALITRDAPAELWPMLIANDLVWWIPFTLILAHAWRANEAARLSRIAAIDTSADRAAPDTALLSVARASDGRTLREISDVGPTLVVFLRHIGCTFCREAVADLARMKPRLDASHVSVILVHMSEPRRAGAYFATMGLSDTPHISDPDRSLYRAFELQRGRLGALFGARVWIRGLRAGLLDRHGVGRLEGDGFQMPGAFLVHRGRILRAFRHESASDRPDYCELAGA from the coding sequence ATGCCAAACGTAGTAGGCACGACCCATCGCCTCGTCCACGCCAACGACAAGGAAGACGCAGAACCTGCCAGGAATGGCGGGAAACCCTCACTCACCGGGGGCATCCAACCAAGCACCACGCTCGAACACTCGCGTATGGTCGACCAGATAAGCACCAATTCTCAGGCATCGCCAGGCGGCCCCACGCCTCCTTGGATGGGGGCAGTGCTCCGCATCGCCGGCGTCTACAACATCGTGTGGGGCGCGTGGTCTGTCCTTGATCCTCGCTTCCCATTCATCTTTCTGGGCGCGCCCGTCCCGACCGATACCTTCATCTGGCAGTGCCTCGGCATGGTGATCGGCGTCTACGGAATCGGCTACTGGCTCGCTGCATCGAACCCGGCACGCCACTGGCCGATCGTTCTCGTCGGTTTGCTCGGAAAGATCTTCGGCCCCATCGGTTTCGTCTGGACCGCGCTCATCACGCGTGATGCGCCAGCCGAACTCTGGCCGATGCTCATCGCCAACGATCTGGTGTGGTGGATCCCCTTCACCCTCATCCTCGCACACGCATGGCGAGCCAACGAGGCAGCTCGCCTCTCACGCATCGCGGCGATTGACACCTCCGCCGACCGCGCCGCTCCCGACACCGCACTCTTGTCTGTCGCCAGAGCATCGGATGGACGCACGCTCCGCGAGATCTCTGACGTGGGACCGACGCTTGTGGTCTTCCTGAGGCATATCGGCTGCACGTTCTGTCGCGAGGCAGTGGCCGATCTCGCACGCATGAAGCCCCGGTTGGATGCGAGCCATGTGTCGGTCATTCTCGTCCACATGAGCGAGCCGCGACGCGCCGGCGCGTACTTCGCCACGATGGGCCTCTCCGACACCCCTCACATCTCGGATCCTGACCGCTCGCTGTACCGGGCGTTCGAGCTCCAGCGCGGGCGCCTCGGTGCGCTCTTCGGGGCGCGTGTCTGGATCCGGGGTCTGCGGGCGGGGCTGCTCGATCGGCATGGCGTGGGCCGGCTTGAGGGCGACGGCTTCCAGATGCCCGGGGCGTTCCTGGTACACCGGGGCCGTATCTTGCGGGCCTTCCGCCATGAGTCGGCGTCGGACCGCCCCGATTACTGCGAGCTTGCGGGGGCCTGA
- the der gene encoding ribosome biogenesis GTPase Der: MPVPRIAIIGRPNVGKSSLLNMLAGDKVSIVDDAPGVTRDRVSVLIDLPSHHEGEPERTVELTDTGGYGVYVAEGERFDDVGADLSKLSKDIEAQIAEAISSADVILFCIDAQAGITPLDEHITRLLREQRLGTRQRDGHVVPVHVVATKTDGPRWEAHAFEIAALGFGEPILCSARTNYLRREMREKLFDLLPPAEPGDNEGVLVDLKIAIVGKRNAGKSSLVNALAGEPRVIVSEIAGTTRDAVDVRIQAGDKSVMLIDTAGLRRKKSFTGAVEWYAFDRAKRAIDRADVVFMLIDATEPVSQVDQQMAMLIQKSFKPCVIVVNKWDMIAGRKNDKGREISPADYHAYLQKELRGLDFAPIVVISTATGLNLKAPIKVAFDLFEQAGQRVPTGQLNRLLESILAQRGPSSKLGTIARVFYAAQVRTHPPTIAMVVNHPQLFNANYRRYMLGRFRDALPFEEVPIRILVRGRKRGEEMHTTEHLKGRVQREQPLVQHMESEALSEQDIAEILSEEMPDDAESYFDEE, translated from the coding sequence ATGCCAGTCCCACGCATCGCCATCATCGGCCGACCGAACGTCGGCAAGAGTTCGCTCCTCAACATGCTCGCGGGCGACAAGGTCTCGATCGTCGACGACGCGCCGGGCGTGACGCGCGACCGTGTCTCCGTCCTCATCGACCTGCCCAGCCACCACGAGGGCGAGCCCGAACGCACCGTCGAACTCACCGACACGGGCGGCTACGGCGTGTACGTCGCCGAGGGCGAGCGCTTCGACGATGTCGGTGCCGACCTCTCGAAACTCTCCAAGGACATAGAGGCCCAGATCGCCGAAGCGATCTCATCGGCAGACGTGATCCTGTTCTGCATCGATGCCCAGGCAGGTATCACGCCCCTCGACGAGCACATCACCCGGCTGCTCCGCGAGCAGCGGCTTGGCACGCGTCAGCGAGATGGGCACGTCGTGCCGGTGCACGTCGTCGCGACAAAGACGGACGGGCCCCGGTGGGAGGCCCACGCGTTCGAGATTGCCGCGCTCGGCTTCGGCGAGCCGATCCTCTGCTCCGCGCGCACGAACTACCTGCGCCGCGAGATGCGTGAGAAGCTGTTCGATCTGCTGCCGCCTGCGGAGCCGGGGGACAACGAGGGCGTGCTGGTCGATCTGAAGATCGCGATTGTCGGCAAGCGCAACGCGGGCAAGTCCTCACTTGTAAACGCCCTTGCGGGCGAGCCCCGCGTGATCGTCTCAGAGATCGCGGGCACGACGCGCGACGCGGTCGATGTCAGGATCCAGGCCGGCGACAAGTCGGTGATGCTGATCGATACCGCCGGCCTCCGCCGCAAGAAGTCGTTCACCGGAGCCGTCGAGTGGTACGCGTTCGATCGCGCCAAGCGGGCCATTGACCGCGCCGATGTTGTCTTCATGCTGATCGATGCCACCGAGCCCGTGTCGCAGGTCGATCAGCAGATGGCGATGCTGATCCAGAAGTCTTTCAAGCCCTGCGTGATCGTCGTGAACAAGTGGGACATGATCGCGGGCCGCAAGAACGACAAGGGGCGCGAGATCTCTCCGGCCGATTACCACGCCTACCTCCAGAAGGAACTGCGGGGGCTCGACTTCGCCCCGATCGTCGTCATCTCGACTGCCACGGGCCTGAACCTCAAGGCCCCCATCAAGGTCGCGTTCGATCTCTTCGAGCAGGCCGGTCAGCGTGTCCCCACCGGCCAACTCAACCGGCTCCTCGAATCGATTCTCGCGCAGCGCGGCCCCTCCTCCAAGCTCGGCACCATCGCGCGGGTCTTCTACGCCGCACAGGTCCGCACACACCCCCCCACCATCGCGATGGTCGTCAACCACCCGCAACTCTTCAACGCCAACTACAGGCGGTACATGCTCGGGCGATTCCGTGACGCGCTCCCCTTCGAGGAGGTTCCGATCCGGATCCTGGTCCGGGGTCGCAAGCGCGGCGAAGAGATGCACACCACCGAGCACCTCAAGGGTCGGGTGCAGCGCGAGCAGCCGCTCGTGCAACACATGGAATCTGAGGCACTCTCCGAGCAGGACATCGCCGAGATCCTCAGCGAAGAGATGCCCGACGACGCCGAGTCTTACTTCGATGAGGAATGA
- a CDS encoding DinB family protein codes for MSKKAAARKPASKKAPSKKPAPKKSAPKKASRKSPARKPAKKGSPAKTAPRKSAPKKAASRKATVARATPTTSRSIANQAIAFLRFAASTADAQIGSMPDEHALSQLHGADNHAAWTLGHQALSRAWFASSISGVMPPIPETYSALFGGKSKPSADPGMYPSLDELRANYRSSLDALIAAAESLTDADLDKPAHGDSGGWLTTRLDAVLKAAWHEGWHGGQIATLRRGLGLPPLM; via the coding sequence ATGAGCAAGAAGGCCGCCGCCAGAAAGCCCGCATCGAAGAAGGCCCCCTCCAAGAAACCGGCACCGAAAAAGTCGGCCCCGAAGAAGGCGTCCCGAAAGAGCCCCGCTCGCAAGCCCGCGAAGAAGGGCTCGCCCGCGAAGACGGCCCCGAGAAAGTCCGCACCGAAGAAGGCGGCATCTCGGAAAGCAACCGTCGCTCGCGCGACGCCGACCACCTCCAGAAGCATCGCGAATCAGGCGATCGCCTTCCTCCGCTTCGCGGCCTCGACCGCCGATGCCCAGATCGGCTCCATGCCCGATGAGCACGCGCTATCGCAGCTCCACGGCGCGGACAATCACGCCGCGTGGACGCTCGGGCATCAGGCCCTCAGCCGCGCGTGGTTCGCCTCTTCCATCTCCGGCGTGATGCCCCCGATCCCCGAGACGTACAGCGCGCTGTTCGGCGGCAAGTCCAAGCCCTCGGCCGATCCGGGCATGTATCCCTCGCTCGACGAGCTCCGCGCCAACTACAGATCCTCGCTGGACGCGCTCATCGCCGCCGCAGAGTCACTCACCGATGCCGATCTCGATAAGCCCGCGCACGGCGACTCGGGGGGCTGGCTGACGACGCGCCTGGACGCTGTGCTGAAGGCGGCTTGGCACGAGGGATGGCACGGAGGCCAGATCGCGACGCTGCGGCGCGGCCTCGGGCTCCCGCCGCTCATGTAA
- a CDS encoding threonylcarbamoyl-AMP synthase, which produces MSAGPEEIARAVAQLREGRLVAFPTETVYGLGALATDERAVGRVFAMKGRPPGNPLIVHVSGEEMARTLTPRWTDRASRLAHAFWPGPLTIVVERGARVPAAVSGGGSTVAVRCPAHPLTLALIEMVGEGIVGPSANRSGFLSPTSAAHVEDEFREEIERGELMVLDGGACRAGIESTVVSVVGETPEVLRPGVIGASEVARALGCDVRERRGSDDPAGGPMASPGRMESHYAPRTRAVLLPREQIGRAIEESGVPMALVAIAGPGRPRVHTLIEMPSDAIGYASSLYRALREADASGVELIIIERPPTGGSDAEIWAAIHDRLARATARRV; this is translated from the coding sequence ATGAGCGCGGGACCGGAGGAGATCGCAAGGGCCGTCGCCCAGTTGCGTGAGGGGCGACTGGTGGCGTTCCCGACCGAGACGGTCTACGGACTCGGCGCGCTGGCGACGGACGAGCGTGCGGTGGGGCGGGTCTTTGCGATGAAGGGTCGGCCCCCCGGGAATCCGTTGATCGTGCATGTCTCCGGCGAAGAGATGGCACGGACGTTGACCCCCCGATGGACCGATCGTGCATCCCGTCTGGCGCACGCGTTCTGGCCCGGCCCGCTGACCATCGTGGTCGAGCGAGGCGCACGGGTGCCCGCAGCGGTCTCGGGGGGCGGGTCCACAGTCGCGGTTCGATGCCCCGCGCATCCGCTCACTCTCGCGTTGATCGAGATGGTCGGCGAGGGCATCGTCGGGCCGAGCGCGAATCGATCCGGCTTTCTCTCGCCGACGAGTGCGGCTCACGTTGAGGACGAGTTCCGCGAAGAGATCGAACGCGGTGAACTGATGGTGCTCGACGGTGGCGCATGCCGCGCGGGGATCGAGTCCACCGTTGTGTCGGTTGTCGGCGAGACGCCAGAGGTCCTGCGACCCGGCGTGATCGGCGCGAGCGAGGTGGCCCGTGCGCTCGGGTGCGATGTGCGGGAGAGACGCGGGAGCGACGACCCCGCGGGCGGGCCGATGGCCTCGCCGGGACGGATGGAATCGCACTATGCCCCGCGGACACGGGCTGTGCTGCTTCCGAGAGAGCAGATCGGGCGTGCGATCGAGGAGAGCGGCGTGCCGATGGCGCTGGTCGCGATCGCGGGTCCGGGGCGGCCCCGTGTTCACACGCTCATCGAGATGCCCTCGGACGCGATCGGGTATGCCTCATCCCTCTACCGCGCGCTGCGCGAGGCCGACGCCTCGGGCGTGGAACTGATCATCATCGAACGTCCGCCGACAGGCGGTTCCGACGCCGAGATCTGGGCCGCCATCCACGATCGATTGGCGCGCGCAACCGCACGTCGCGTATGA